The window TGAGGAAGCAGGGCTTCCGCCAAAGGGACGAGGGCGTAAGCCAGCCATCACATTACAAGAATACAAATATGAGAACAAGCGGTTAAAGATGGAAAATGAGTTGCTGCGGGATTTTCTTCACGCCGCTGGAAGGAAGTGAAAGCTGTCACAAAATATGAAGTAATCTATTGCCGCAGAGAGAAATATCCGATTCAAATCATGTGCAAATTCTTCGGAGTTTCGCGAAGCGGCTACTACGACTATGTAAAGCGCCGTGGATCGCTGCCACGCAATACAGAACTGGCCGGATTCATAGCCGAGTGTCAGAAAATCTGTGGTAAAACGTATGGTTACCGACGAGTTCAAATTTGGCTGGAGCGTAAGAAATCTTTGCACTTGAACCCTAAAACGATACTCCGCATCATGAATAAATATGGCTTGCTCTCTGAAATACGCCGTCGTAAGAAGTACAAGCAAATGGGACAGCAGCTTCACAAATATGGAAATCTGTTGAATCGCAACTTTGTTGCTGACAGACCAAACGCCAAGTGGGTAACGGACATTTCATATATACACACAACCCAAGGCGTTCTGTATCTGTCTATGATCCGCGATCTCTTTGACAACAGCATTGTCGCTTACAAGACAGGAACCGAACAGACGGTAAATCTTGTTTTGAATACAATCAAGCTTGCCATGGAAAAAGAAACGGTCGCCGGGAAGTTGCACCTCCACAGCGACCAAGGGTTTCAATACACATCACAAGCATATTTTAACCTAACCAAAGAGTACGGCATTACTCCGTCAATGTCAAGACGT of the uncultured Caproiciproducens sp. genome contains:
- a CDS encoding IS3 family transposase yields the protein MKAVTKYEVIYCRREKYPIQIMCKFFGVSRSGYYDYVKRRGSLPRNTELAGFIAECQKICGKTYGYRRVQIWLERKKSLHLNPKTILRIMNKYGLLSEIRRRKKYKQMGQQLHKYGNLLNRNFVADRPNAKWVTDISYIHTTQGVLYLSMIRDLFDNSIVAYKTGTEQTVNLVLNTIKLAMEKETVAGKLHLHSDQGFQYTSQAYFNLTKEYGITPSMSRRGNCYDNALAENFFSILKTECIYRHQLKSFDEARQLIAEYIDFYNNERIQTETCLTPLEKRRQAA